In a single window of the Gossypium hirsutum isolate 1008001.06 chromosome D02, Gossypium_hirsutum_v2.1, whole genome shotgun sequence genome:
- the LOC107908005 gene encoding increased DNA methylation 1 has translation MADAVFNWYKNGGTAEPGTKRSETTLQAKKHLSSMGWVFWYAQKNGRQELRYQSPQGKVYYTLKAACKGYIDETSGAEGGGGMAVAVAVAADLEPKKPLKRKSVTQENPAFPKSLPFKSLQPPKRGKKVRKQENQAKVIKRASIRIREDPVPNSSHRNPRTVLSWLIDNNAVSILAKVYYRNKAGNPLMRGRITRTGIQCDCCFRVFALTAFEAHAGSTNHRPAANIILDDGSGRSLSDCQRQVHDSMMTIPTSAKKDDLNPHGSDDVCSACCDGGELICCDRCPSAFHVNCVGLKEVPDGDWFCPSCCCGICCIGTVSDDDNFLACQQCECKFHIGCLKLKESNELAGKNNWFCSHSCENIFSGLRNLTGKPILVGNNLTWTLLKSKASSNGDGLDSCAENHRKLNIALDVMHECFEPSKDSYTGRDLVEAVIFSQGSNLKRLNFKGFYIAVLEENDDLVSVATIRVHGDIVAEMSLVATRFSHRRRGMCRALVDELEKNLAKLGVQKLILPAVPAAVDTWVNGFGFSHMTGDERSKLLQYTLLDFQGSIMCQKPLKTEL, from the coding sequence ATGGCAGATGCGGTGTTCAATTGGTACAAGAATGGGGGCACCGCAGAACCTGGTACTAAGAGAAGTGAAACTACTCTGCAAGCCAAAAAACATCTTTCTTCCATGGGTTGGGTTTTTTGGTATGCTCAGAAGAACGGAAGACAAGAGTTACGATATCAGTCACCGCAAGGCAAGGTTTACTATACACTCAAAGCTGCCTGCAAAGGTTACATCGATGAAACATCCGGGGCCGAGGGAGGAGGAGGAATGGCCGTGGCCGTGGCTGTGGCTGCTGACTTGGAGCCCAAGAAACCCTTGAAAAGAAAGAGTGTAACTCAAGAAAATCCAGCTTTCCCTAAATCTCTTCCATTTAAATCCCTGCAGCCACCCAAAAGAGGGAAGAAGGTGAGAAAACAAGAAAATCAAGCCAAGGTGATCAAACGAGCGAGTATTAGAATACGAGAGGATCCTGTTCCGAATTCATCTCATCGTAACCCAAGAACTGTTCTCTCTTGGTTGATAGACAACAATGCGGTTTCGATTTTGGCGAAAGTGTATTACCGGAATAAGGCAGGGAATCCATTGATGAGAGGAAGGATAACTCGTACTGGGATTCAATGTGACTGTTGTTTCAGGGTATTTGCTCTCACCGCCTTTGAGGCTCATGCGGGTAGTACCAACCATAGGCCGGCTGCTAATATAATCTTGGACGATGGCAGTGGCAGGTCTCTTTCTGATTGTCAAAGGCAAGTTCATGATTCTATGATGACGATCCCCACATCTGCGAAGAAGGACGATTTGAATCCACATGGGAGTGATGATGTTTGCTCTGCTTGTTGCGATGGGGGAGAGTTAATTTGCTGTGATCGTTGCCCTTCTGCTTTCCATGTCAATTGCGTGGGCCTCAAGGAAGTTCCAGATGGTGACTGGTTTTGCCCCTCCTGCTGTTGTGGCATTTGTTGTATTGGAACTGTAAGTGATGATGATAATTTTCTTGCCTGTCAACAATGTGAGTGTAAATTTCACATTGGATGCCTCAAGTTGAAGGAATCAAATGAACTGGCTGGGAAAAACAACTGGTTTTGCAGCCATAGCTGTGAAAACATCTTTTCCGGCCTGCGAAATCTTACTGGAAAACCGATTCTAGTGGGGAACAATCTGACCTGGACATTGTTGAAGTCGAAGGCAAGCTCTAACGGCGATGGCCTGGATTCTTGTGCAGAGAATCACAGAAAGTTGAATATTGCACTGGATGTGATGCATGAATGTTTTGAGCCTAGTAAAGATTCTTACACAGGGAGAGATCTGGTCGAAGCTGTGATTTTCAGCCAAGGGTCGAACCTGAAACGATTGAATTTCAAAGGATTCTATATTGCGGTTCTGGAGGAAAACGATGATCTGGTTTCCGTGGCTACCATAAGGGTACATGGTGACATTGTGGCCGAAATGTCCCTTGTTGCTACCAGGTTCAGCCACCGCCGCCGCGGCATGTGTCGAGCATTGGTGGATGAACTTGAAAAGAATCTAGCCAAACTGGGGGTGCAGAAGCTAATTTTACCCGCCGTGCCTGCTGCAGTCGACACATGGGTTAACGGTTTCGGGTTTTCTCACATGACAGGCGACGAGAGATCAAAGCTTCTGCAATATACTTTACTAGACTTTCAGGGAAGCATAATGTGCCAAAAACCCTTGAAAACTGAGTTGTGA
- the LOC107910317 gene encoding uncharacterized protein translates to MQQLHCAPPRAVLSADAIKNYETVVYFVARLGLGEACSSAYICESDKAVPSESGSTLPEKVKKRKQSILKATEQFVIAAEQFVITAKKLENDLQSLDKRSSILDLRLECQDLEKISLINRFAKFYGRGQADRAETSSTSAAIASPPKFFIQRYVSAVPMPRNVPDKVQCLPL, encoded by the exons ATGCAGCAACTACATTGTGCTCCTCCAAGAGCAGTTCTTTCTGCAGATGCTATAAAAAACTATGAGACTGTGGTCTATTTTGTTGCCAGATTAGGCTTAGGAGAAGCATGCAGCTCAGCATATATATGTGAAAGTGATAAAGCTGTTCCTTCTGAGAGTGGAAGCAC CCTCCCTGAAAAGGTTAAGAAGAGAAAGCAGTCCATCTTAAAGGCTACAGAACAGTTTGTCATCGCTGCGGAACAGTTTGTCATCACTGCAAAGAAGCTGGAAAATGATTTACAGAG TCTGGACAAGAGATCCTCAATCTTGGACTTAAGATTGGAATGCCAGGATCTAGAGAAGATCTCACTCATCAATCGTTTTGCCAAGTTCTATGGTCGGGGACAAGCTGACAGGGCCGAGACCTCATCGACCTCTGCAGCAATTGCTAGCCCTCCCAAATTCTTCATCCAGAGATATGTTTCTGCAGTACCGATGCCTAGGAATGTTCCTGATAAGGTACAATGTCTTCCACTTTGA
- the LOC107910316 gene encoding interferon-related developmental regulator 1: MGKRKTQRNNAAMLDSDDDNSSVSSSSTMRSAGMSVSGTEEVELNKDSLLDEAVDNLYEKRGSTREKALASIIEAFNSNLQHEFVEKKFATLLHRCLNSIKKGSSKEISLASHTIGLLALTIGPGDKAREILEESITPVSQAFKSGYESSKIASLLECLAIITFVGGIEPEETEKSMQIMWQLVHPKLGSNVITVKPSAVVITAVGSAWSFLLTTMDRWSLSPKLWLESITYLSSLLDKDDRSVRIAAGEALEVIFEMGSLEKFATEAEGSNNGSVSEGNKSKEGLLHIQGLRAKILNQVRDLSVEAGGKGSAKKDLNYQRSLFKDVLEFLEDGYCPETSMKIGGESLQTSTWSQLIQLNFFRRFLGGGFTKHMQENEFLQDVFGFTPKRNLVGGEHVSNNLKRMYKSPNSVINKARTQHLNKQRMLSERKNIGHFAVNVGDEDS; this comes from the exons ATGGGAAAAC GTAAAACTCAGCGCAATAATGCGGCGATGTTAGATAGTGACGATGATAATAGTAGTGTAAGTTCATCGTCGACCATGCGTTCCGCTGGAATGTCGGTTTCCGGAACTGAAGAAGTAGAGCTTAATAAGGATAGTTTACTTGATGAAGCTGTGGATAATTTATACGAAAAGAG GGGTTCAACGCGAGAGAAGGCTTTGGCCTCGATTATCGAGGCTTTCAACAGCAACTTGCAGCATGAGTTCGTGGAGAAGAA GTTTGCTACATTATTGCACCGGTGCCTGAATTCCATCAAAAAGGGGTCCAGCAAAGAGATATCTTTAGCTTCCCATACCATTG GTTTGCTGGCTTTAACTATTGGTCCCGGAGACAAAGCACGGGAAATATTGGAGGAATCAATCACTCCTGTTTCACAGGCTTTTAAGTCTGGTTACGAATCTTCTAAGATAGCTTCG TTACTGGAGTGTTTGGCTATCATCACTTTTGTTGGGGGAATCGAACCAGAGGAAACAGAAAAATCAATGCAAATTATGTGGCAGTTGGTTCACCCTAAACTAGGCTCTAAT GTTATTACTGTCAAACCTTCTGCTGTTGTAATAACAGCGGTTGGGTCTGCCTGGTCATTTCTTTTGACAACTATGGATAGATGGAGTCTCAGTCCCAAACTTTGGCTAGA ATCCATCACATATTTGTCTAGTTTGCTAGATAAGGATGACCGATCTGTTCGCATTGCTGCTGGGGAAGCACTGGAAGTAATTTTTGAGATGGGAAGCTTAGAGAAGTTTGCTACTGAAGCTGAAGGTTCAAATAATGGCTCAGTTTCTGAAGGGAATAAATCTAAAGAAGGATTATTACATATACAAGGATTGAGGGCAAAAATTCTGAATCAAGTCAGAGACCTCTCTGTGGAAGCTGGTGGTAAAGGTTCTGCAAAGAAAGATCTTAATTACCAAAGGAGTTTGTTTAAGGATGTTTTGGAGTTCCTTGAG GATGGTTATTGTCCCGAGACATCAATGAAGATCGGCGGGGAGTCACTTCAGACATCAACATGGTCTCAGTTGATTCAG TTGAACTTTTTTAGGCGCTTTCTTGGTGGAGGTTTCACTAAACACATGCAG GAAAACGAGTTCCTTCAAGATGTTTTTGGCTTCACGCCAAAAAGGAATCTTGTAGGCGGTGAACATGTATCCAACAATTTAAAG AGAATGTACAAATCACCAAATTCAGTCATCAACAAAGCAAGAACCCAGCACTTGAACAAGCAGCGGATGCTATCCGAG CGTAAAAACATTGGGCACTTTGCTGTCAATGTTGGTGATGAAGATTCATAA
- the LOC107944899 gene encoding uncharacterized protein isoform X2 encodes MLGQSLWKTRPAHWSFSKFSPIARKENKILHSRIEAMHIQFAEKDRGSALAELVTVSGIGNNWCEGFSTYPRTYDLIHANGVFSLYQDKIGSNGLENSIGKKVCVMHTRFENLFCFRTWIQLTLQQKWRI; translated from the exons ATGTTGGGGCAATCCTTGTGGAAGACACGACCTGCACATTGGAGCTTTTCAAAGTTCTCTCCTATTGCCAGAAAAGAG AACAAGATATTACACAGCCGGATTGAAGCTATGCATATTCAGTTTGCTGAGAAAGATCGTGGTTCTGCACTTGCAGAGCTAGTGACAGTTTCAGGCATTGGAAATAATTG GTGCGAAGGTTTCTCTACGTATCCAAGAACATATGACCTTATTCATGCTAATGGTGTCTTTAGCTTGTATCAAGATAA GATAGGATCAAATGGTTTGGAGAACTC cattgggAAGAAAGTTTGCGTGATGCACACACGTTTCGAAAACTTGTTCTGTTTCAGAACTTGGATCCAGCTTACTCTTCAGCAGAAGTGGAG GATATAG
- the LOC107944899 gene encoding uncharacterized protein isoform X1, giving the protein MLGQSLWKTRPAHWSFSKFSPIARKENKILHSRIEAMHIQFAEKDRGSALAELVTVSGIGNNWCEGFSTYPRTYDLIHANGVFSLYQDKYFSYPYFSSVPCFIRNQSCHSAYNSIHTSTVAMLHHLSLLKLRNNKW; this is encoded by the exons ATGTTGGGGCAATCCTTGTGGAAGACACGACCTGCACATTGGAGCTTTTCAAAGTTCTCTCCTATTGCCAGAAAAGAG AACAAGATATTACACAGCCGGATTGAAGCTATGCATATTCAGTTTGCTGAGAAAGATCGTGGTTCTGCACTTGCAGAGCTAGTGACAGTTTCAGGCATTGGAAATAATTG GTGCGAAGGTTTCTCTACGTATCCAAGAACATATGACCTTATTCATGCTAATGGTGTCTTTAGCTTGTATCAAGATAAGTACTTCTCTTATCCATATTTTTCCAGTGTGCCATGTTTCATTAGGAATCAAAGTTGTCATTCAGCATATAATTCAATACACACATCCACTGTAGCCATGTTGCATCATTTAAGCcttttaaaattaagaaataataaatgGTAG
- the LOC107944899 gene encoding uncharacterized protein isoform X3 has product MSRKSLNKILHSRIEAMHIQFAEKDRGSALAELVTVSGIGNNWCEGFSTYPRTYDLIHANGVFSLYQDKIGSNGLENSIGKKVCVMHTRFENLFCFRTWIQLTLQQKWRI; this is encoded by the exons ATGAGCAGGAAATCATTG AACAAGATATTACACAGCCGGATTGAAGCTATGCATATTCAGTTTGCTGAGAAAGATCGTGGTTCTGCACTTGCAGAGCTAGTGACAGTTTCAGGCATTGGAAATAATTG GTGCGAAGGTTTCTCTACGTATCCAAGAACATATGACCTTATTCATGCTAATGGTGTCTTTAGCTTGTATCAAGATAA GATAGGATCAAATGGTTTGGAGAACTC cattgggAAGAAAGTTTGCGTGATGCACACACGTTTCGAAAACTTGTTCTGTTTCAGAACTTGGATCCAGCTTACTCTTCAGCAGAAGTGGAG GATATAG